In one window of Macrobrachium nipponense isolate FS-2020 chromosome 2, ASM1510439v2, whole genome shotgun sequence DNA:
- the LOC135221234 gene encoding uncharacterized protein LOC135221234 — protein sequence MKEEAVAEAEPEADTGFHGGLGGFGGFSGFGHFGGGEPWVVSAQLAVKLCMMMSKTIIVTLALVLFGIVAADPVAEPEAKADPGFRRGFGGFGGFGGFGGHGFGYGGYRGKRSPVAEAEPDAEPGFRRGFGGFGGFGGFGGHGFGYGGYRGKRSPVAEAEPEAEPGFRRGFGGFGGFGGFGGHGFGYGGYRGKRSPVAEAEPEAEPGFRGSFGGFGGGFGGLGHFGGRRYYG from the exons atGAAAGAGGAAGCTGTAGCCGAAGCTGAACCCGAAGCTGATACTGGATTCCATGGAGGTTtgggaggatttggaggatttaGTGGATTTGGTCACTTTGGAGGAG GAGAACCCTGGGTCGTCTCAGCACAGTTGGCTGTCAAGCTCTGCATGATGATGTCCAAG ACAATTATAGTCACCTTAGCCTTGGTCCTTTTCGGAATCGTAGCAGCTGATCCTGTTGCTGAACCTGAAGCCAAAGCTGATCCTGGATTCCGCAGAGGTtttggaggatttggaggatttggtGGATTTGGTGGACATGGATTCGGATATGGAGGTTATCGTGGAAAGAGGAGCCCTGTAGCCGAGGCCGAACCCGATGCTGAGCCTGGATTCCGTAGAGGTTTTGGAGGATTTGGTGGATTTGGAGGATTTGGTGGACATGGATTCGGATATGGAGGTTATCGTGGAAAGAGGAGCCCTGTAGCCGAAGCCGAACCCGAAGCTGAGCCTGGATTCCGTAGAGGTTTTGGAGGATTTGGTGGATTTGGAGGATTTGGTGGACATGGATTCGGATATGGAGGTTATCGTGGAAAGAGGAGCCCTGTAGCCGAAGCCGAACCCGAAGCTGAGCCTGGATTCCGTGGAAGTTTTGGAGGATTCGGAGGAGGTTTTGGGGGTCTTGGTCACTTTGGAGGACGCAGATATTATGGTTAG